In the Harmonia axyridis chromosome 3, icHarAxyr1.1, whole genome shotgun sequence genome, one interval contains:
- the LOC123674532 gene encoding lysosomal aspartic protease, translating into MRGTAAIFVCLFIGVAFCDIVKIPLKKVDSPRKSMKQIVTGRNEISRKYADPSAPLILANYMDAQYYGEISIGTPPQKFNVIFDTGSSNLWVPSSKCSLLQPACLVHNKYHASESTTYVENGTEFAIAYGSGSLSGFLSTDVVNVNGLKSKSQTFAEATKEPGLAFAIGKFDGILGLGYSSIAVNNVTPVFDSLVAQGVVKDAVFSFFLNRDPKAEIGGEIVFGGADQSRYTGEITYLPVTRKAYWQIKMDSVQAGSKTVCESGCQAIVDTGTSLITGPTAEIKTINRAIGAMGIPFTQEYIVDCYRIPDLPTVTIILGGKEFVLEGKDYVIEMEAEGQKTCMSGFTGMDVPEPAGPLWILGDVFIGKYYTIFDQANDRVGLADVVV; encoded by the exons ATGAGGGGTACAGCAGCTATCTTCGTTTGTCTTTTTATAGGCGTAGCCTTCTGTGATATCGTCAA GATTCCACTGAAGAAGGTTGACTCGCCCAGGAAATCTATGAAACAAATCGTAACAGGCAGAAACGAAATATCCAGGAAGTATGCAGATCCCTCTGCACCTTTGATCCTAGCCAATTACATGGAC GCTCAATACTACGGGGAAATCTCTATCGGAACCCCACCTCAAAAATTCAACGTAATCTTCGACACTGGCTCCTCCAACCTTTGGGTACCATCAAGCAAATGCTCCCTGCTCCAACCGGCCTGCT TGGTCCACAACAAATACCACGCCTCAGAGTCCACCACCTACGTCGAAAATGGTACCGAATTTGCGATTGCTTACGGATCCGGAAGTTTGAGTGGATTCTTGTCCACCGACGTAGTCAATGTCAACGGATTGAAATCCAAAAGTCAGACCTTCGCCGAAGCCACCAAAGAACCAGGTTTGGCTTTCGCAATTGGTAAATTCGACGGTATCCTTGGTTTGGGATACAGTTCCATCGCTGTCAACAATGTGACCCCAGTTTTCGACAGTTTGGTAGCTCAAGGAGTCGTCAAAGACGCTGTTTTCTCTTTCTTCCTCAACAG AGACCCCAAAGCTGAAATTGGAGGAGAGATCGTTTTCGGTGGAGCAGACCAGTCTCGCTACACCGGAGAAATCACTTATCTACCAGTCACCAGGAAAGCCTACTGGCAAATTAAGATGGACAGTGTCCAGGCAGGTTCAAAGACCGTTTGCGAATCTGGTTGCCAAGCTATCGTCGACACTGGTACCAGTCTAATCACTGGACCCACTGCAGAAATCAAGACTATCAACAGAGCAATTGGAGCAATGGGGATTCCCTTCACACAAGAGTACATAGTAGACTGCTACAGAATTCCTGACTTGCCAACGGTCACGATTATCCTTGGAGGTAAAGAATTCGTACTAGAGGGTAAAGACTACGTCATCGAG ATGGAAGCAGAAGGACAAAAAACCTGCATGTCCGGATTCACTGGAATGGATGTCCCAGAACCAGCTGGTCCTCTGTGGATCCTTGGAGACGTCTTCATCGGCAAATACTACACTATCTTCGATCAAGCTAATGACAGAGTTGGCTTAGCTGATGTCGTTGTTTGA